One stretch of Juglans microcarpa x Juglans regia isolate MS1-56 chromosome 3D, Jm3101_v1.0, whole genome shotgun sequence DNA includes these proteins:
- the LOC121256253 gene encoding 60S ribosomal protein L44 isoform X2 has product MVNVPKTKKTYCKSKECRKHTLHKVTQYKKGKDSLAVQGKRRYDRKQSGYGGQTKPVFHKKAKTTKKIVLRLQCQGCKHVSQHPIKRCKHFEIGGDKKGKGTSLF; this is encoded by the exons ATG GTGAACGTTCCTAAGACAAAGAAAACATACTGTAAGAGCAAGGAGTGTAGGAAGCACACCTTGCACAAGGTTACACAGTACAAGAAGGGCAAGGATAGCCTTGCTGTTCAAGGAAAGCGCCGCTATGACCGTAAACAATCTGGTTATGGAGGACAGACCAAACCTGTCTTCCACAAAAAG GCTAAGACTACCAAGAAGATTGTGCTGAGGTTGCAGTGCCAGGGTTGCAAGCATGTTTCCCAGCATCCAATTAAG AGGTGCAAGCATTTTGAGATCGGTGGCGACAAGAAGGGGAAGGGGACTTCTCTTTTCTAA
- the LOC121256253 gene encoding 60S ribosomal protein L44 isoform X1 produces MQVNVPKTKKTYCKSKECRKHTLHKVTQYKKGKDSLAVQGKRRYDRKQSGYGGQTKPVFHKKAKTTKKIVLRLQCQGCKHVSQHPIKRCKHFEIGGDKKGKGTSLF; encoded by the exons ATGCAGGTGAACGTTCCTAAGACAAAGAAAACATACTGTAAGAGCAAGGAGTGTAGGAAGCACACCTTGCACAAGGTTACACAGTACAAGAAGGGCAAGGATAGCCTTGCTGTTCAAGGAAAGCGCCGCTATGACCGTAAACAATCTGGTTATGGAGGACAGACCAAACCTGTCTTCCACAAAAAG GCTAAGACTACCAAGAAGATTGTGCTGAGGTTGCAGTGCCAGGGTTGCAAGCATGTTTCCCAGCATCCAATTAAG AGGTGCAAGCATTTTGAGATCGGTGGCGACAAGAAGGGGAAGGGGACTTCTCTTTTCTAA